Proteins from a genomic interval of Kitasatospora herbaricolor:
- a CDS encoding TetR family transcriptional regulator, translating into MDRVQAASEQQSAVRQPAGRHEPARHDPPRPATAGTPAADPGPGGRRAAAQRLQMRQDLATAAMELFAGQGYEETTVDQIAAAAGVARRTFFRYFRSKEEAIFPDHDDTLVRVADLLASADSEEHPLDVVCRGIKEVLRMYASMPSVSVARYQLIRQVPALREREIAVVARYERLFTRYLLGRFDTAAQIPPGWQRGGDDDSMLAEVSAAAVVAAHNHVLRRWLRAGGHGDVEAQLDHSFEVIRGTFWATEPSGVRRRGALVAPGASSDATSSLESAAASALSATPGGEVLITVARTDAPLDIVLDSIRAALAGPKASQ; encoded by the coding sequence ATGGATCGGGTTCAGGCAGCGTCCGAGCAGCAGTCCGCCGTACGGCAGCCGGCCGGCCGGCACGAACCGGCACGGCACGACCCGCCGCGGCCGGCCACGGCGGGCACCCCCGCCGCCGACCCCGGGCCGGGCGGGCGCCGGGCCGCGGCGCAGCGCCTGCAGATGCGGCAGGACCTCGCCACGGCGGCGATGGAGCTGTTCGCCGGGCAGGGCTACGAGGAGACGACGGTCGACCAGATCGCCGCGGCCGCCGGGGTCGCCCGGCGGACCTTCTTCCGGTACTTCCGGTCGAAGGAGGAGGCGATCTTCCCGGACCACGACGACACCCTGGTCCGGGTGGCCGACCTGCTGGCCAGCGCCGACTCCGAGGAGCACCCGCTGGACGTGGTCTGCCGGGGGATCAAGGAGGTGCTGCGGATGTACGCCTCCATGCCCTCGGTCTCGGTGGCCCGCTACCAGCTGATCCGCCAGGTGCCGGCGCTGCGCGAGCGGGAGATCGCCGTGGTGGCCCGGTACGAGCGCCTGTTCACCCGGTACCTGCTGGGCCGCTTCGACACGGCCGCGCAGATCCCGCCGGGCTGGCAGCGCGGCGGGGACGACGACTCGATGCTCGCCGAGGTCTCGGCGGCGGCGGTGGTCGCGGCGCACAACCACGTGCTGCGGCGCTGGCTGCGGGCCGGCGGGCACGGCGACGTGGAGGCCCAGCTGGACCACTCCTTCGAAGTGATCCGGGGGACGTTCTGGGCCACCGAGCCGTCCGGCGTCCGGCGCCGTGGGGCCCTTGTGGCACCCGGTGCCAGTAGTGACGCGACGTCCTCGCTGGAGTCGGCCGCGGCGAGCGCACTGAGTGCCACCCCGGGCGGTGAGGTCCTCATCACAGTGGCCCGCACCGACGCCCCGCTGGACATCGTGCTGGACAGCATCCGGGCCGCGCTGGCGGGCCCGAAGGCCAGCCAGTAG
- a CDS encoding 3-hydroxyacyl-CoA dehydrogenase family protein produces the protein MERPFSTVAVIGLGTMGAGVAVAVARSGRRVIGVEANGDSAARALARIAETTAHDVERGRITAEERTALLARITVGDRLDAAAAADLVIEEVPEQLELKREIFAELDRICPPETVLATGTTALSVTRIAAATSRPERVLGLHFFNPVPVMKLVEVVRTVLTAPPVAEAAAAFARDLGKEPVAAGDRAGFVVNGLLFAYLNQAAAMFESKYATREDIDAAMRLGCGLPMGPLALLDLIGVDTARTVLEAMYEQSKDRLHAPAPILGQLVSAGLLGRKSGRGFYTYEAPGSAKVVPGAGGAAAGRPAGREVRSIGVCGSGTMATGIVEVFAKAGYGVLLAARSQEKADRAKAQLAKSLERSVAKGRLTEEQRDAALALVTPTGSYTDLAEADLVVEAVAEDLAVKRELFATLDKICRPGAVLATTTSSLPVISCAAATSRPQDVIGMHFFNPAPAMKLVEVVSTVLTAPDVTATVLDLCTKVRKHPVECGDRAGFIVNALLFPYLNDAVRMLQEHYATVDDIDTAMKLGCGYPMGPFELLDVVGLDVSLTIEQVLHQEFREPGLAAAPLLEHLVAAGCLGRKTGRGFRDHARR, from the coding sequence ATGGAGCGTCCCTTTTCCACTGTCGCCGTGATCGGCCTGGGCACCATGGGTGCCGGCGTCGCGGTGGCGGTCGCCAGGAGCGGCCGCCGGGTGATCGGCGTCGAGGCGAACGGCGACAGCGCCGCCCGCGCCCTGGCCAGGATCGCGGAGACCACCGCCCACGACGTCGAGCGCGGCCGGATCACCGCCGAGGAGCGCACCGCGCTGCTCGCGCGGATCACCGTCGGCGACCGGCTGGACGCGGCGGCCGCCGCCGACCTGGTGATCGAGGAGGTCCCGGAGCAGCTTGAGCTGAAGCGGGAGATCTTCGCCGAGCTGGACCGGATCTGCCCCCCGGAGACGGTGCTCGCGACCGGTACCACCGCCCTGTCGGTGACCCGGATCGCGGCCGCCACCTCGCGCCCCGAGCGGGTGCTGGGCCTGCACTTCTTCAACCCCGTGCCGGTGATGAAGCTGGTCGAGGTGGTCCGCACCGTGCTGACCGCCCCGCCGGTGGCCGAGGCCGCCGCCGCCTTCGCCCGGGACCTCGGCAAGGAGCCGGTCGCGGCCGGCGACCGGGCCGGTTTCGTGGTCAACGGCCTGCTCTTCGCGTACCTGAACCAGGCCGCGGCGATGTTCGAGTCCAAGTACGCGACCCGGGAGGACATCGACGCCGCGATGCGACTCGGCTGCGGCCTGCCGATGGGCCCGCTGGCCCTGCTGGACCTGATCGGCGTCGACACCGCCCGGACCGTCCTGGAGGCGATGTACGAGCAGTCCAAGGACCGCCTGCACGCGCCGGCGCCGATCCTCGGCCAGCTGGTCTCGGCCGGACTGCTCGGCCGCAAGTCCGGGCGCGGTTTCTACACGTACGAGGCTCCCGGCTCCGCCAAGGTGGTGCCCGGCGCGGGCGGTGCCGCGGCCGGCCGGCCGGCCGGGCGTGAGGTGCGCAGCATCGGCGTCTGCGGCTCGGGCACGATGGCCACCGGCATCGTCGAGGTGTTCGCCAAGGCCGGCTACGGCGTGCTGCTGGCCGCCCGCAGCCAGGAGAAGGCGGACCGCGCCAAGGCCCAGCTGGCGAAGTCGCTGGAGCGCTCGGTCGCCAAGGGCCGGCTGACGGAGGAGCAGCGCGACGCGGCGCTCGCCCTGGTCACGCCGACCGGCTCGTACACCGACCTGGCCGAGGCCGACCTGGTGGTCGAGGCGGTGGCCGAGGACCTCGCGGTGAAGCGCGAGCTGTTCGCGACCCTCGACAAGATCTGCCGGCCGGGCGCGGTGCTGGCCACCACCACCTCCAGCCTGCCGGTGATCAGCTGCGCCGCCGCGACCTCGCGCCCGCAGGACGTGATCGGCATGCACTTCTTCAACCCGGCGCCGGCCATGAAGCTGGTCGAGGTGGTCTCGACCGTGCTGACCGCCCCGGACGTCACCGCCACCGTGCTCGACCTTTGCACCAAGGTGCGCAAGCACCCGGTGGAGTGCGGCGACCGTGCCGGCTTCATCGTGAACGCGCTGCTCTTCCCGTACCTGAACGACGCGGTGCGGATGCTGCAGGAGCACTACGCGACGGTGGACGACATCGACACCGCGATGAAGCTCGGCTGCGGGTACCCGATGGGCCCCTTCGAGCTGCTGGACGTGGTCGGCCTGGACGTCTCGCTGACCATCGAGCAGGTGCTGCACCAGGAGTTCCGCGAGCCCGGCCTGGCGGCCGCGCCGCTGCTGGAGCACCTGGTGGCGGCGGGCTGCCTGGGCCGCAAGACCGGCCGCGGGTTCCGCGACCACGCACGCCGATGA
- a CDS encoding glutamine synthetase family protein: protein MSSAADTRLPRAERAARARLATDRLRTAAVDAVAIGWVDNAGLARVKAVPVGGLVHAASWGVGAAPCFDAFLVDDSTAEPVADPTAEAPDRAAPPAGSGVVGDLRLYPDLDRLVPLAAQPGWAWAPADRYTQQDIPHPGCQRLFARRAEAAARARGLSVRAGIEVEWVAALAGPPEEEPRYPTAGPAYGLQRLTDLSDYLRDVLRALEQQGLDVLQIHPEYAPGQFEVSVAPEGPVAAADTSVLVRHTVRAVSARHGLRASFAPAVEPGGVGNGSHLHLSLWREGRNLSHGGPGPHGLTGEAEAFLAGVLAALPELLVLGTPSPAGYLRLVPSRWAGAYRCWGLENREAALRLVTGSEGERADTANAEIKCFDGAANPYLAVGAVLAAGLAGIDGGLRLPPETTVDPARLAPGTLARLPADLSEALAAYERSTVLREALGEPLYRAVLAVRRAESALFAGRGAEEIIAATRWRY from the coding sequence ATGAGTAGCGCCGCCGACACCCGGCTGCCCAGGGCGGAGCGCGCGGCCCGGGCGCGGCTCGCCACCGACCGGCTGCGGACGGCCGCGGTGGACGCGGTCGCGATCGGCTGGGTCGACAACGCGGGGCTGGCCCGGGTCAAGGCCGTGCCGGTCGGCGGGCTGGTTCACGCCGCCTCCTGGGGCGTCGGCGCGGCGCCCTGCTTCGACGCCTTCCTGGTCGACGACTCGACGGCCGAACCGGTGGCGGATCCGACCGCGGAGGCCCCCGACCGGGCCGCGCCGCCGGCCGGCAGCGGCGTCGTCGGCGACCTGCGGCTGTACCCCGACCTCGACCGGCTCGTCCCGCTCGCCGCCCAGCCCGGCTGGGCCTGGGCCCCCGCCGACCGCTACACCCAGCAGGACATCCCGCACCCGGGCTGCCAGCGCCTGTTCGCCCGCCGGGCGGAGGCCGCGGCCCGGGCCCGTGGGCTGTCCGTCCGGGCCGGCATCGAGGTGGAGTGGGTGGCCGCGCTGGCCGGCCCGCCGGAGGAGGAGCCGCGCTACCCGACGGCCGGCCCGGCCTACGGCCTGCAGCGGCTGACCGACCTCTCCGACTACCTGCGCGACGTCCTGCGGGCCCTGGAGCAGCAGGGCCTCGACGTGCTGCAGATCCACCCCGAGTACGCGCCCGGACAGTTCGAGGTCTCGGTCGCCCCCGAGGGGCCGGTGGCCGCCGCCGACACCTCCGTGCTCGTCCGGCACACCGTGCGCGCGGTGTCGGCCCGGCACGGGCTGCGCGCCTCCTTCGCGCCCGCCGTCGAGCCCGGCGGCGTCGGCAACGGCTCCCACCTGCACCTCAGCCTCTGGCGCGAGGGCCGCAACCTCTCCCACGGCGGGCCCGGACCGCACGGACTGACCGGCGAGGCCGAGGCCTTCCTGGCCGGGGTGCTCGCCGCGCTCCCCGAACTCCTCGTCCTCGGCACCCCCAGCCCGGCCGGCTACCTGCGCCTGGTGCCCTCCCGCTGGGCCGGCGCCTACCGGTGCTGGGGGCTGGAGAACCGGGAGGCCGCGCTGCGCCTGGTCACCGGCTCGGAGGGCGAGCGTGCGGACACGGCCAACGCCGAGATCAAGTGCTTCGACGGCGCCGCCAACCCCTATCTGGCCGTCGGCGCGGTGCTCGCCGCCGGCCTCGCCGGCATCGACGGCGGGCTGCGGCTGCCCCCGGAGACCACCGTCGACCCGGCCCGGCTGGCCCCCGGCACGCTCGCCCGGCTGCCCGCGGACCTGAGCGAGGCCCTCGCCGCCTACGAGCGCTCGACCGTCCTGCGGGAGGCCCTCGGCGAGCCGCTGTACCGGGCGGTGCTGGCCGTCCGCCGGGCCGAGAGCGCGCTGTTCGCCGGGCGCGGCGCCGAGGAGATCATCGCCGCGACGCGCTGGCGGTACTGA
- a CDS encoding amidohydrolase family protein, with protein MGGTEVGGKWPGGTVTGAAGAGDDGREAGPPALVDHHCHSVLDGELDDDELAGLLTESDRPPAPGTSPLDSALGLAVRRWCPPVLGLPAHAPAADYLARRRELGAAEATRLLLAAAGLDTCLVDTGLLAAAGRPLLPLPEFATLTGADVREVVRLEALAEALDPAAAAWPGAVRVAVGAAVEGGAVALKSVLAYRHGLDIPAERPTDREVVAAAGARLRAGGGRLTDPVLLRHLLWTALDACAGPGLPIQLHTGFGDPDLTLHRADPALLADFVRAAEPTGVPLVLLHGYPYHRQAAWLAQAFPQVYADLGLTASYVGPRVAGVLGEMLELAPFGKLLFSTDGYGLPELHLVGAAQFRHGLGALLASWRADGACSAGDVTRIGRLLSAGNARRLYRL; from the coding sequence GTGGGCGGTACCGAGGTGGGCGGTAAATGGCCGGGCGGCACCGTGACGGGCGCCGCCGGTGCGGGCGACGACGGACGGGAGGCCGGTCCGCCGGCCCTGGTCGACCACCACTGCCACAGCGTGCTCGACGGCGAGCTGGACGACGACGAACTGGCCGGCCTGCTCACCGAGTCGGACCGCCCGCCGGCCCCCGGCACCTCGCCGCTGGACAGCGCCCTCGGCCTCGCCGTACGCCGCTGGTGCCCGCCCGTGCTCGGCCTGCCCGCGCACGCCCCCGCCGCCGACTACCTGGCCCGCCGTCGTGAACTCGGCGCCGCCGAGGCCACCCGCCTGCTGCTCGCCGCCGCCGGCCTCGACACCTGCCTGGTCGACACCGGACTGCTCGCTGCCGCCGGCCGCCCGCTGCTGCCGTTGCCGGAGTTCGCCACGCTGACCGGCGCGGACGTCCGGGAGGTGGTCCGGCTGGAGGCTCTCGCCGAGGCCCTCGACCCGGCCGCGGCGGCCTGGCCGGGCGCCGTCCGGGTGGCGGTCGGCGCGGCGGTCGAGGGCGGCGCCGTCGCGCTGAAGTCCGTGCTGGCCTACCGGCACGGACTCGACATCCCGGCCGAGCGGCCCACCGACCGCGAGGTGGTGGCGGCGGCCGGGGCCCGGCTGCGGGCCGGCGGCGGCCGGCTCACGGACCCGGTCCTGCTGCGCCATCTGCTCTGGACGGCGCTCGACGCCTGCGCCGGCCCGGGGCTGCCGATCCAGCTGCACACCGGGTTCGGCGACCCGGATCTCACCCTGCACCGGGCCGACCCCGCGCTGCTGGCCGATTTCGTCCGTGCGGCGGAGCCCACCGGTGTCCCGCTGGTGCTGCTGCACGGCTACCCCTACCACCGGCAGGCCGCCTGGCTCGCGCAGGCCTTCCCGCAGGTGTACGCGGACCTCGGGCTGACAGCCTCGTACGTCGGGCCGAGGGTGGCGGGGGTGCTCGGCGAGATGCTGGAGCTGGCGCCGTTCGGCAAGCTGCTGTTCTCCACCGACGGGTACGGCCTGCCCGAACTGCACCTGGTGGGCGCCGCCCAGTTCCGGCACGGCCTGGGGGCGCTGCTGGCGTCCTGGCGGGCGGACGGCGCCTGCTCCGCCGGGGACGTGACCCGGATCGGCCGGCTGCTCTCGGCCGGGAACGCGCGCCGCCTCTACCGGCTCTGA
- a CDS encoding cellulase family glycosylhydrolase, with the protein MSVRRKALAMGSALAAAVAATVAMVGPGSAAAATVACTVDWSTNDWGSGFTANVKVNNLGTAPVNGWQLTYAYTGNQTLSGTGWSGTWAQSGKNVSVTNLSWNAVVAPGASVTAGANFAYSGVNSAPTSFAVNGLACTGAGTVSPSPTASASPTATASPTATASPTATASPTATASPTATPTGTPTGTGAAPALHVAGNTLADAAGRTVTLHGVNRSGTEFMCVQGYGFFDGPVDAASVAAIKSWKVNAVRVPLNEDCWLGASNVKPEYGGANYRAAIKTWVDTLRTNGITPIVEMHWSHGLYTGNSSGCSDVNATCQKPMPGAEAVPFWTSVADTFKGDTSIVFDLFNEPYADRAVSSLPQAWLCWRDGGSACPGISYPVSGMQKLVDTVRATGAKNVILLGGLAYSNDLGQWLAHKPADPTGNLGAAFHVYNFNTCSTVSCFDSTLAPVAAQVPLMAGEIGENDCAHGFVDQVMSWLDAKKLSYLGWTWNTWDCGSGPSLISNFDGTPTNFGVGVRDHLRAIG; encoded by the coding sequence ATGTCCGTCCGCAGGAAAGCCCTCGCGATGGGATCGGCGCTGGCCGCGGCCGTCGCCGCGACCGTCGCCATGGTGGGCCCCGGCAGCGCCGCCGCGGCCACCGTCGCCTGTACCGTCGACTGGTCGACCAACGACTGGGGCAGCGGCTTCACCGCCAACGTGAAGGTCAACAACCTCGGCACCGCCCCCGTCAACGGCTGGCAGCTGACGTACGCCTACACCGGCAACCAGACCCTCTCCGGCACCGGCTGGAGCGGCACCTGGGCCCAGAGCGGCAAGAACGTCAGCGTCACCAACCTGTCCTGGAACGCCGTCGTCGCCCCGGGCGCCTCGGTCACGGCCGGCGCCAACTTCGCCTACAGCGGCGTCAATTCGGCCCCCACCTCGTTCGCGGTGAACGGGCTCGCCTGCACCGGCGCCGGGACGGTCAGCCCCTCCCCGACGGCCTCCGCCTCGCCGACCGCCACCGCTTCACCGACCGCCACCGCCTCGCCCACCGCCACGGCTTCGCCGACCGCGACCGCCAGCCCCACCGCCACACCCACCGGCACGCCCACCGGCACCGGCGCCGCGCCGGCCCTGCACGTCGCCGGGAACACCCTGGCCGACGCCGCCGGCCGGACGGTCACCCTGCACGGGGTCAACCGCTCCGGCACCGAGTTCATGTGCGTCCAGGGCTACGGCTTCTTCGATGGACCGGTGGACGCCGCCTCGGTGGCCGCCATCAAGAGTTGGAAGGTCAACGCCGTCCGCGTCCCGCTCAACGAGGACTGCTGGCTCGGCGCGTCCAACGTCAAGCCCGAGTACGGCGGCGCCAACTACCGTGCCGCGATCAAGACCTGGGTCGACACCCTGCGCACCAACGGCATCACCCCGATCGTCGAGATGCACTGGAGCCACGGCCTGTACACCGGCAACTCCTCGGGCTGCTCCGACGTGAACGCCACCTGCCAGAAGCCGATGCCCGGCGCCGAGGCGGTGCCGTTCTGGACGTCGGTCGCCGACACCTTCAAGGGCGACACCTCGATCGTCTTCGACCTGTTCAACGAGCCCTACGCGGACCGCGCCGTCTCCTCGCTCCCGCAGGCCTGGCTCTGCTGGCGCGACGGCGGCAGCGCCTGCCCCGGCATCTCGTACCCGGTCAGCGGCATGCAGAAGCTGGTCGACACCGTGCGCGCGACCGGCGCGAAGAACGTCATCCTGCTCGGCGGGCTCGCCTACTCCAACGACCTCGGCCAGTGGCTCGCCCACAAGCCGGCCGACCCGACCGGCAACCTCGGCGCCGCCTTCCACGTGTACAACTTCAACACCTGCTCCACCGTCTCCTGCTTCGACTCCACCCTGGCGCCGGTGGCCGCCCAGGTGCCGCTGATGGCCGGTGAGATCGGCGAGAACGACTGCGCCCACGGCTTCGTCGACCAGGTGATGTCCTGGCTCGACGCCAAGAAGCTCTCCTACCTCGGCTGGACCTGGAACACCTGGGACTGCGGCTCCGGCCCGTCCCTGATCAGCAACTTCGACGGCACCCCGACCAACTTCGGCGTCGGCGTGCGCGACCACTTGCGCGCGATCGGCTGA
- a CDS encoding glycoside hydrolase family 48 protein, with product MSPPTLRPRTPGRRLTGSLGVSLALLATGLTTAVGAPASAAAVQCTVDWTTNDWGSGFTANVAVNNKGTAAISGWQLTYAYTGNQTLSGTGWNGTWAQSGKNVSVTNLSYNATIAPGGSVSAGANFAYSGTNAAPTAFAVNGTTCTGAHQAPVTTLTSPAPGASYAAGAAVPIAATVSASDGASISRVDFYDNTTLLGSDTTAPYSFTWTGAAAGSHSVYAKAYDSTGATGESAPAGITVAAGPAVSAVPSAVSVAQGKTGTFALKLSAQPAANVTVTTARTAGNTGLSVTGGATLTFTPADWSTPQTVTLTADATGTGSATFTSTAPGHTASTVTVTELAAASGVYNDRFLQLYNKIKDPANGYFSPEGIPYHSVETLLVEAPDQGHETTSEAYSYLIWLEAQYGRVTKDWTKFNAAWTLMETYMIPTHADQPTNSFYNAAKPATYAPERPLPSDYPAQLDTSVTAGQDPIAAELSSTYGTSDIYGMHWLQDVDNVYGYGNAPGKCEAGPTDTGPSYINTYQRGAQESVWETVPQPTCDKFAYGGKNGYLDLFVKDSSYAKQWKYTDAPDADARAIQAAYWADTWAKAQGNGATVAGTVAKAGKMGDYLRYAMYDKYFKKIGNCVGPSACAAGSGKDSSHYLLSWYYAWGGASDTNAGWAWRIGDSAAHGGYQNPMAAYALVNDAALAPKSATGKTDWTTSLGRQMEFIQWLQSSEGAISGGATNSWEGSYATPPTGTPTFYGMYYDEAPVYHDPPSNQWFGFQAWGMERVAEYYYASGDAKAKAVLDKWVSWALSKTTFNADGSYQIPSTLAWTGKPDNWNAASPGANTGLHVSVVDYTKDVGVAGSYAKLLSYYAAKSGSAAAKTAAQKLLDGMWGNSQDALGIAVPETRTDYSRFADSLSVPSGWTGTMPNGDAVNSSSTFLSIRSWYKNDPSFAKVQSYLNGGPAPVFTYHRFWAQADIATAMATYGDLFNS from the coding sequence TTGTCACCACCCACCCTGCGCCCCCGCACGCCCGGAAGGCGTCTCACCGGCTCGCTCGGTGTCTCGCTCGCCCTGCTCGCCACCGGCCTGACCACCGCCGTCGGCGCGCCCGCCTCGGCGGCCGCCGTCCAGTGCACGGTCGACTGGACCACCAACGACTGGGGCAGCGGCTTCACCGCCAACGTCGCCGTCAACAACAAGGGCACCGCCGCGATCAGCGGCTGGCAGCTGACCTACGCCTACACCGGCAACCAGACCCTCTCCGGCACCGGCTGGAACGGCACCTGGGCCCAGAGCGGCAAGAACGTCAGCGTCACCAACCTGTCGTACAACGCCACCATCGCGCCAGGCGGTTCGGTCTCGGCCGGCGCCAACTTCGCCTACAGCGGCACCAACGCGGCACCGACCGCGTTCGCGGTCAACGGCACCACCTGCACCGGCGCCCACCAGGCGCCGGTCACCACGCTCACCAGCCCGGCCCCCGGGGCGAGTTACGCCGCCGGGGCGGCGGTGCCGATCGCCGCCACCGTCTCGGCCTCCGACGGCGCGAGCATCAGCCGGGTCGACTTCTACGACAACACCACCCTGCTGGGCAGCGACACCACCGCGCCGTACAGCTTCACCTGGACCGGTGCCGCCGCCGGCAGCCACTCGGTCTACGCCAAGGCGTACGACAGCACCGGTGCGACCGGGGAGTCGGCGCCGGCCGGCATCACGGTGGCGGCCGGCCCGGCCGTCTCCGCGGTGCCGTCCGCCGTGTCCGTGGCCCAGGGCAAGACCGGCACCTTCGCCCTGAAGCTGTCGGCGCAGCCGGCGGCGAACGTCACCGTCACCACCGCCCGCACGGCCGGCAACACCGGGCTGTCGGTCACCGGGGGCGCCACGCTCACCTTCACCCCGGCCGACTGGTCCACCCCGCAGACCGTCACGCTGACCGCCGACGCCACCGGCACCGGCTCGGCGACCTTCACCTCCACGGCCCCCGGCCACACGGCCTCGACCGTCACGGTGACCGAGCTGGCCGCCGCCAGCGGGGTGTACAACGACCGCTTCCTGCAGCTCTACAACAAGATCAAGGACCCGGCGAACGGCTACTTCTCGCCGGAGGGCATCCCGTACCACTCGGTGGAGACCCTGCTGGTGGAGGCGCCGGACCAGGGGCACGAGACCACCTCGGAGGCGTACAGCTACCTGATCTGGCTTGAGGCCCAGTACGGCCGGGTCACCAAGGACTGGACGAAGTTCAACGCGGCGTGGACGCTCATGGAGACGTACATGATCCCCACCCACGCGGACCAGCCCACCAACAGCTTCTACAACGCCGCCAAGCCCGCGACCTACGCCCCCGAGCGTCCGCTGCCGAGCGACTACCCGGCGCAGCTGGACACCTCGGTGACGGCGGGCCAGGACCCCATCGCGGCCGAACTCAGCAGCACCTACGGCACCAGCGACATCTACGGCATGCACTGGCTGCAGGACGTGGACAACGTGTACGGCTACGGCAACGCGCCGGGCAAGTGCGAGGCCGGGCCGACCGACACCGGGCCGTCCTACATCAACACCTACCAGCGCGGCGCGCAGGAGTCGGTCTGGGAGACCGTCCCCCAGCCGACCTGCGACAAGTTCGCCTACGGCGGCAAGAACGGCTACCTGGACCTGTTCGTCAAGGACTCCTCGTACGCCAAGCAGTGGAAGTACACCGACGCGCCGGACGCGGACGCCCGGGCCATCCAGGCCGCCTACTGGGCGGACACCTGGGCCAAGGCGCAGGGCAACGGCGCCACGGTGGCCGGCACGGTCGCCAAGGCCGGCAAGATGGGCGACTACCTGCGCTACGCGATGTACGACAAGTACTTCAAGAAGATCGGCAACTGCGTCGGTCCCAGCGCGTGCGCGGCCGGCTCCGGCAAGGACTCCTCGCACTACCTGCTCTCCTGGTACTACGCCTGGGGCGGGGCGAGCGACACCAACGCCGGCTGGGCCTGGCGGATCGGCGACAGCGCCGCGCACGGCGGCTACCAGAACCCGATGGCGGCCTACGCCCTGGTCAACGACGCCGCGCTGGCGCCCAAGTCGGCCACCGGCAAGACGGACTGGACCACCAGTCTGGGCCGGCAGATGGAGTTCATCCAGTGGCTGCAGTCCAGTGAAGGCGCCATCTCCGGTGGTGCGACCAACAGTTGGGAGGGAAGCTACGCGACCCCGCCGACCGGCACGCCGACCTTCTACGGGATGTACTACGACGAGGCGCCGGTCTACCACGACCCGCCGAGCAACCAGTGGTTCGGGTTCCAGGCCTGGGGCATGGAACGGGTCGCGGAGTACTACTACGCGAGCGGCGACGCCAAGGCCAAGGCCGTGCTCGACAAGTGGGTGAGCTGGGCGCTGTCCAAGACCACCTTCAACGCGGACGGCAGCTACCAGATCCCGTCCACGCTGGCCTGGACCGGCAAGCCGGACAACTGGAACGCGGCCTCGCCGGGCGCCAACACGGGCCTGCACGTGAGCGTCGTGGACTACACCAAGGACGTCGGCGTGGCGGGCTCGTACGCCAAGCTGCTCTCCTACTACGCGGCCAAGTCCGGCAGCGCGGCGGCGAAGACGGCCGCGCAGAAGCTGCTCGACGGCATGTGGGGCAACAGCCAGGACGCGCTGGGCATCGCGGTGCCCGAGACCCGCACGGACTACAGCCGGTTCGCCGACTCCCTGTCGGTGCCGTCCGGCTGGACGGGCACCATGCCCAACGGTGACGCGGTCAACTCCTCGTCCACCTTCCTGTCGATCCGTTCCTGGTACAAGAACGACCCGTCCTTCGCCAAGGTGCAGAGCTACCTGAACGGCGGTCCGGCCCCGGTCTTCACCTACCACCGGTTCTGGGCGCAGGCCGACATCGCGACCGCGATGGCGACCTACGGGGATCTCTTCAACTCCTGA